In Vagococcus hydrophili, one DNA window encodes the following:
- a CDS encoding glutamate decarboxylase, with protein MLKNNHQDIPVFGSLMSDEEVILSSLRKEPVSANVAYQLLKDQLIDEGNARQNLATFCQTYMEPEVTQLMAETMEKNAIDKSEYPQTAEIEQACVNILSDLWQAPKNLKALGTSTVGSSEACMLAGLAMKFNWRNQREERGLSCLDKKPNLVISSGYQVCWEKFCVYWDIELREVPMDSKHLSLDIEKTMDYVDEYTIGIVGILGITYTGKFDNIETLNERVEVYNKTHEHQLVIHVDGASGGMFTPFVNPDHVWDFRLKNVVSINTSGHKYGLVYPGIGWVVWRDEAYLPKELIFEVSYLGGSMPTMAINFSRSASQIIGQYYNFYRFGFNGYRDIHLRTQEVAMTIAKKIEETGLFEMYNTGENIPIVCYALKKDSQVKWTLYDLADRLQMRGWQVPAYPLPKDLDEVVIQRIVCRADLGKNRGTAFINDFNQSLKELEEAHVLYHEQQENTTHGFTH; from the coding sequence ATGTTAAAAAATAATCATCAAGATATCCCAGTTTTCGGTTCTTTAATGTCAGATGAGGAAGTTATCTTATCTTCATTAAGAAAAGAACCGGTCTCAGCCAATGTGGCTTATCAATTATTGAAAGATCAGCTAATTGATGAAGGAAATGCTCGCCAAAATTTAGCAACTTTTTGTCAAACCTATATGGAACCAGAAGTAACACAATTAATGGCAGAAACCATGGAAAAAAATGCTATTGATAAATCAGAATATCCACAAACAGCAGAAATAGAACAAGCTTGTGTAAATATATTAAGTGATTTATGGCAAGCACCAAAAAACTTAAAAGCGCTTGGGACTTCCACTGTCGGCTCAAGTGAAGCTTGCATGTTGGCAGGGCTTGCCATGAAATTTAATTGGCGAAATCAAAGAGAAGAAAGAGGCTTAAGTTGTCTTGATAAAAAACCAAATTTAGTCATTTCTTCAGGTTATCAAGTCTGCTGGGAAAAATTTTGTGTTTATTGGGATATTGAATTAAGAGAGGTGCCAATGGATTCAAAACACCTTAGTTTGGATATTGAGAAAACGATGGACTATGTAGATGAGTATACGATTGGAATTGTAGGGATTTTAGGCATTACCTATACAGGTAAATTTGACAATATTGAAACATTAAATGAGCGCGTAGAAGTATATAACAAAACTCATGAACATCAATTAGTTATTCATGTGGACGGAGCAAGTGGTGGTATGTTTACTCCTTTTGTAAATCCTGATCATGTTTGGGATTTTAGATTAAAAAATGTGGTTTCAATCAATACGTCTGGTCATAAATATGGATTGGTTTACCCTGGAATTGGGTGGGTAGTCTGGCGTGATGAAGCATATTTACCGAAAGAATTAATCTTTGAAGTGAGCTATTTAGGTGGAAGTATGCCAACCATGGCGATTAATTTTTCAAGAAGTGCGAGTCAGATTATTGGGCAATACTATAATTTTTACCGATTTGGATTTAATGGCTACCGAGATATTCATTTACGGACACAGGAAGTTGCCATGACCATTGCCAAAAAAATCGAAGAAACTGGTTTATTTGAGATGTATAACACAGGTGAAAATATTCCGATTGTTTGTTACGCCTTGAAAAAAGATAGCCAAGTTAAATGGACCTTATATGACTTAGCGGATCGTCTTCAAATGAGAGGTTGGCAAGTTCCTGCGTATCCATTACCTAAAGATTTGGATGAAGTGGTCATACAACGAATTGTTTGCCGAGCCGACTTAGGTAAAAATCGGGGAACTGCATTTATAAATGATTTTAACCAAAGTCTAAAAGAATTGGAAGAAGCCCATGTTTTATATCACGAGCAACAAGAAAACACAACGCACGGATTTACTCACTAA
- a CDS encoding APC family permease, which produces MIVGICVGSGIFFKVDDILTFTGGSIFLGALVFIIGAFSIIFGSITLSNLAARTNGTGGVVSYFEEFYSKNLGSALGWFQTFLYYPTVTVVVAWASGIYTCLLFGLPSNLDLQMGIGFFYLLSFYFINIVSKTLGGNFQVVSSLAKLVPLIGVGIFALIFKDGQPEIPATIKAVPLTNVGMGWLAALAPTAFAYDGWTIALSISGEVKNPKKTMPLALTIAPIIVLFVYLAYFLGMNKVLGPEYILSMGDGAVTTIGQLMLGRSGEVVLLVFILISMLGVVNGITLSHLRMPYVLASKNMIPNSDKILKNTRGLFKNHSNMISLFCGIFWFVIHYITQKFHLITRGDISEIAIVFGYIFYMMLYIKVLMLFKKKVITNVFTGLIAPIFAMIGGLIIVVGGFSSNPPSMTIFFAICFLFCYSGYRYCKKNN; this is translated from the coding sequence ATGATTGTCGGGATTTGTGTAGGTTCAGGAATCTTTTTTAAAGTTGATGATATTTTAACATTTACAGGTGGCAGTATTTTTCTAGGAGCTCTCGTTTTTATTATTGGGGCATTTAGTATAATTTTTGGTAGTATCACTTTATCAAATCTTGCTGCAAGAACAAATGGAACAGGTGGCGTGGTGAGTTACTTTGAGGAATTTTATTCTAAAAACCTCGGGAGTGCTTTAGGTTGGTTCCAAACTTTTTTATATTACCCAACTGTAACCGTCGTTGTGGCTTGGGCTTCTGGTATCTATACCTGCCTATTATTCGGTTTACCAAGTAATTTAGATTTACAAATGGGCATTGGTTTCTTTTATTTGCTATCATTTTATTTTATTAATATTGTTTCTAAAACATTAGGTGGCAATTTTCAAGTCGTGTCGTCTTTAGCAAAACTTGTCCCACTAATTGGTGTCGGGATTTTCGCCCTAATTTTTAAAGATGGACAACCTGAAATTCCAGCAACTATTAAAGCAGTTCCTTTAACTAATGTGGGAATGGGATGGCTTGCGGCACTTGCTCCAACGGCATTTGCTTATGATGGTTGGACGATTGCTTTAAGTATCTCGGGAGAAGTTAAAAATCCGAAAAAAACGATGCCTCTTGCATTAACTATTGCACCAATTATTGTGTTATTTGTTTACCTTGCTTACTTTTTAGGTATGAATAAAGTTTTAGGTCCAGAGTACATTTTATCAATGGGTGACGGAGCTGTGACTACTATTGGACAATTAATGCTTGGTCGTAGTGGTGAAGTCGTTTTACTTGTTTTTATTCTCATCTCTATGTTAGGTGTGGTAAATGGTATCACATTAAGTCATTTAAGAATGCCTTATGTTTTAGCAAGTAAAAACATGATACCTAATTCGGATAAAATTTTAAAAAACACACGTGGCTTATTTAAAAATCATTCAAATATGATTAGTTTATTCTGTGGTATCTTTTGGTTTGTAATTCACTACATTACTCAAAAATTCCACTTAATCACACGCGGTGACATTAGTGAGATTGCCATTGTTTTTGGTTATATTTTTTACATGATGTTGTATATTAAAGTGTTGATGTTATTCAAGAAAAAAGTTATTACAAACGTCTTTACAGGTTTAATCGCACCAATTTTTGCAATGATTGGTGGTTTAATTATTGTGGTTGGTGGTTTTTCTTCAAACCCACCGTCGATGACTATCTTCTTTGCGATTTGTTTCCTGTTTTGTTATTCAGGATATAGATATTGTAAGAAAAACAATTAA
- the lepB gene encoding signal peptidase I, with the protein MSKKEIISNIVWFGGLIVVLLCLRAFVFSPTNVSGNSMNPTMVDRERVIAMKQSKVQRFDIITFPAPDNPSKNYIKRVIGLPGDTIEFKDDQLLINGKKYDEPYLNEYKENPSDVKTPYGLPLTQDFKMEDVAGEKKVPAGHYFVMGDNRQNSKDSRMIGFINEDDILGNVKFAFWPPAKWGSVK; encoded by the coding sequence TTGAGTAAAAAAGAAATAATAAGTAACATTGTTTGGTTTGGAGGTTTAATCGTTGTTTTACTTTGTTTAAGAGCTTTTGTTTTTTCTCCTACAAATGTATCAGGAAATTCAATGAATCCAACCATGGTTGACCGTGAGCGCGTCATCGCCATGAAACAGTCAAAAGTCCAGCGATTTGATATTATAACATTCCCTGCACCAGATAATCCAAGCAAAAATTATATAAAACGCGTCATTGGTTTACCAGGAGACACCATTGAGTTTAAGGACGACCAATTACTAATTAATGGTAAAAAATACGACGAACCTTACTTGAATGAGTATAAAGAAAATCCAAGTGATGTCAAAACACCTTACGGATTACCATTAACCCAAGACTTTAAAATGGAAGATGTGGCTGGTGAGAAAAAAGTTCCAGCTGGGCACTATTTTGTAATGGGGGATAATCGCCAAAATTCTAAAGATAGTCGTATGATTGGCTTTATTAATGAAGATGATATTCTAGGTAATGTTAAATTTGCCTTTTGGCCACCTGCAAAATGGGGTAGCGTGAAATAA
- a CDS encoding PD-(D/E)XK nuclease family protein, whose amino-acid sequence MSVQFIIGPASGDHTKELVNQANSWLEESSEHEVFYLVPNHVKFETEINVLKELSQFPFYKNQEHMVSMRLQVFSFSRLAWYFMQNTEAYQKQKLSQSGKYMILRQVLIDIEDELGLFKQEINKPGFVEQLITIFDEFQEGFITADDLLEILSQAGIGKKDEDQQIKMRDIQLIYQMYTNKLVADDLNGHDLLLSLAEFLQQKELKNIMFVLSGFSNFTAIEKQLLEELMKVAGEVKIALVLDQAYVSKDPEPFNLFFNTGRLYQELFYMAQNNQVPVLMDKKVHPDNQEDMLTIDSFWQESQKLSPVKEKQGIKPESLRLWKCDDPYTEVMSVAKEIRHLVADKGYRYQDILVLSRDIESYQKIMAPIFSANQIPYYINQEEEMKHHPLIEFISALFNMNQHFYQYRDVLRFLRSELFSPESLEIEEAFDWENHMLNLRQQVDYTENVVLAYGYSGTDWLKERDWQYIHYQYDQEEGKLDNDQLIQKTSNHVRHLVREHVPVFFEELKKVETSKEASLLFYQFLINVGVEKQLTFMRDQELAKGNLIKSRNHEQAWQSLMTLLDEYTELMGETPFILEDFIQIIKTGMEGLAFSKVPTTLDQLVVTSMDLVRVKKSKVTIIIGATDQVLPRKIENKTLLTDEERGALKEYLPFEKFLKKDMASDSAKEPFVFYLSLLSATDQVILSYPRSTDGSKEIKVSPYLNRLKNQFQLEEEIKHSSTFFDRVSLDDFSTDDVLLTQWIAYKRHLTDEKQGTPWLFKQLEKRLLKEIPLKTERLLASLSHQNIPENLNEVSVEELYGDTVYASVSKIENFYKCQYKYFLMYGLGLKERDQFELSPAATGDFYHESLDMFFKELIKQKLTLSQMTQVEVQELTQAILENVLGEDKFTILNTTNRMNYIKYQLEKTIQRVSWSLKRQSDRSNMDVIKTEVLFGQALQEISLNSLDFEIGNQKKLKVRGKIDRIDQMKVEEDIYLSVIDYKSSKHNFDFVDAYYGLALQMVTYLNVALENAVDLVGEKAKAAGAFYLHVQNPVLTGSEKLTEETMDEEMLKAYKYEGILVNEEKVLETLDKTIDLGVKSSVYPYEQLKKGNMKSSQFVTEEELDWLVDNNQKKFKDAGEDIFKGSTKLNPAYKGQTRVACEYCPFRSVCQFDVMLKENNYHRIEPLTKEEMMDKEKDLNN is encoded by the coding sequence ATGAGTGTCCAATTTATTATCGGTCCAGCAAGTGGGGATCATACCAAAGAATTAGTCAATCAAGCGAATAGTTGGCTGGAAGAATCAAGTGAACACGAAGTTTTTTATTTAGTACCTAACCACGTTAAGTTTGAAACTGAGATTAATGTTTTAAAAGAATTATCCCAGTTTCCTTTTTATAAAAATCAAGAGCATATGGTGAGTATGAGGCTCCAAGTTTTCAGTTTTTCACGGTTAGCTTGGTATTTTATGCAAAATACGGAAGCATATCAGAAACAAAAATTGTCTCAATCAGGGAAGTACATGATATTGAGACAAGTCTTAATTGATATAGAAGACGAGTTGGGTTTATTTAAACAAGAAATAAATAAACCAGGATTTGTAGAACAACTAATCACGATTTTTGATGAATTTCAAGAAGGATTTATTACAGCAGATGATTTATTGGAAATCTTGTCTCAAGCTGGAATCGGAAAAAAAGATGAAGATCAGCAAATTAAAATGCGTGATATTCAGCTGATTTATCAAATGTACACGAATAAATTAGTAGCAGATGATTTAAATGGTCATGATTTATTGTTATCTCTAGCTGAATTTTTACAGCAAAAAGAGTTAAAAAATATCATGTTTGTCCTGTCTGGTTTTTCAAATTTTACTGCCATTGAAAAACAGTTATTAGAAGAGTTAATGAAAGTGGCTGGAGAAGTCAAGATTGCTTTAGTTTTGGACCAAGCTTATGTGTCAAAAGATCCAGAACCTTTTAACTTATTTTTTAATACAGGAAGATTGTACCAAGAACTTTTCTACATGGCACAAAACAACCAAGTACCAGTTTTAATGGATAAAAAGGTCCACCCTGATAACCAAGAAGATATGCTAACGATCGATTCTTTCTGGCAAGAGAGTCAGAAATTATCCCCTGTGAAAGAAAAACAAGGGATAAAACCTGAAAGCTTACGTTTATGGAAATGTGATGATCCCTACACAGAAGTGATGTCTGTAGCAAAAGAAATCAGACATCTTGTGGCAGATAAAGGGTATCGTTATCAAGATATTTTAGTCTTATCACGGGATATTGAAAGTTATCAAAAAATCATGGCACCGATTTTTTCTGCCAATCAGATTCCTTATTACATTAATCAAGAAGAAGAGATGAAACATCATCCGTTGATTGAGTTTATTAGCGCGTTGTTTAATATGAATCAGCATTTTTATCAGTACCGAGATGTGCTACGTTTCTTACGTTCTGAGTTATTTTCTCCAGAAAGTTTAGAGATTGAAGAGGCTTTTGACTGGGAAAATCACATGCTAAATCTGAGACAGCAAGTTGACTATACTGAAAATGTGGTTTTAGCATATGGTTATAGTGGGACAGATTGGTTGAAGGAGAGGGATTGGCAATATATTCATTATCAGTATGACCAAGAAGAAGGCAAACTTGATAATGATCAACTCATTCAAAAAACATCCAATCATGTGCGGCATTTGGTTAGAGAGCATGTGCCAGTGTTTTTTGAAGAACTAAAAAAAGTTGAAACATCGAAAGAAGCGAGCTTATTGTTTTACCAATTTTTAATCAATGTTGGAGTTGAGAAACAACTCACCTTCATGCGTGACCAAGAACTAGCAAAAGGTAATCTGATTAAATCAAGAAATCATGAGCAAGCTTGGCAATCTTTAATGACTCTTTTAGATGAATACACAGAACTAATGGGGGAAACGCCGTTTATTTTAGAGGACTTCATCCAAATCATAAAAACAGGGATGGAAGGGTTAGCCTTTAGCAAAGTTCCAACAACCTTGGATCAACTAGTGGTAACTTCTATGGATCTTGTGCGTGTGAAGAAAAGTAAAGTGACGATAATCATTGGGGCAACAGATCAAGTGCTCCCAAGAAAAATCGAAAATAAAACTTTACTAACGGATGAAGAACGAGGCGCATTAAAAGAGTATCTGCCTTTTGAGAAGTTTTTGAAAAAAGATATGGCCTCCGATTCAGCAAAAGAGCCTTTTGTCTTTTATTTATCCTTACTATCAGCCACAGACCAAGTGATTTTAAGCTATCCAAGAAGTACGGATGGCAGTAAAGAAATTAAAGTTTCTCCTTACTTGAATCGACTGAAAAATCAGTTCCAATTAGAGGAAGAAATTAAACATAGTAGTACGTTCTTTGATCGTGTGTCATTGGATGATTTTTCGACAGATGATGTGTTGTTGACTCAGTGGATTGCTTATAAACGCCATTTAACAGATGAAAAACAAGGAACACCTTGGCTATTTAAGCAACTTGAAAAAAGATTATTAAAAGAAATACCTTTGAAAACAGAACGCTTATTGGCGAGTTTATCTCATCAAAATATTCCAGAAAATTTAAATGAAGTGTCAGTAGAGGAATTATATGGGGACACTGTGTATGCTTCTGTTTCTAAGATTGAAAACTTCTACAAATGTCAGTACAAGTATTTCTTAATGTACGGTTTAGGTTTAAAAGAGAGAGATCAATTTGAATTATCACCAGCTGCAACAGGGGATTTCTATCATGAGAGTTTGGATATGTTCTTTAAAGAATTAATCAAACAGAAGTTGACTTTAAGTCAGATGACCCAGGTAGAAGTGCAAGAGTTGACTCAAGCTATTTTGGAAAATGTCTTAGGGGAAGATAAGTTTACGATTTTAAATACAACTAATCGAATGAACTATATCAAGTATCAGTTAGAAAAGACAATTCAACGGGTGAGTTGGTCCTTAAAACGTCAGAGTGATCGAAGCAACATGGACGTGATTAAGACGGAAGTGTTATTTGGACAAGCTCTTCAAGAAATTAGTTTGAACAGTTTAGATTTTGAAATTGGTAATCAAAAGAAATTAAAAGTTCGTGGGAAAATTGATCGCATTGATCAAATGAAAGTGGAAGAGGATATTTATCTTTCAGTGATTGACTACAAATCAAGTAAGCATAATTTTGATTTTGTGGATGCTTATTATGGATTAGCTCTTCAAATGGTGACTTATTTAAATGTGGCTTTAGAAAATGCTGTTGATTTAGTAGGAGAAAAAGCCAAAGCAGCAGGTGCCTTTTATCTTCATGTCCAGAATCCAGTGTTAACAGGTTCTGAAAAATTAACCGAGGAAACCATGGATGAAGAAATGTTAAAAGCTTATAAATACGAAGGCATTTTAGTGAACGAAGAAAAAGTCTTAGAAACTTTGGATAAAACCATTGATCTAGGTGTGAAGTCTTCCGTTTATCCATATGAACAACTGAAAAAAGGTAACATGAAGTCTTCTCAATTTGTAACAGAAGAAGAACTCGATTGGTTAGTAGATAACAATCAGAAGAAATTTAAAGACGCAGGAGAAGATATTTTCAAAGGATCAACGAAATTAAATCCTGCATATAAAGGTCAGACTCGGGTAGCTTGCGAGTATTGTCCATTTAGAAGCGTGTGCCAGTTTGATGTGATGTTAAAAGAAAATAACTATCATCGCATTGAGCCGTTGACTAAAGAAGAGATGATGGATAAAGAGAAGGATTTGAATAATTAA